The genomic segment GGATTAAGAAAAGAGAAGCCTTTTATACCTATAAATTGTGCAGCTATTCCTGCCCTATTACTAGAGGGAATGCTTTTTGGTACAGAAAAGGGAGGGTTTACAGGGGCAGAGAATAAAAAGGGATTATTTGAAGAGGCAAATCATGGAACTCTTTTATTAGATGAGGTTAATTCTTTAGAACCGTATCTTCAATCTAAACTTTTAAGAGTACTTCAAGATGGTTATATAAGGCCTGTGGGAAGTACCAAAAGCATATATATTGACGTTAGAATAATAGCTACGTTAAATGAGGAACCAGAGAAACTTATTGAGAGTGGTAAATTGAGGAAAGATTTTTATTATAGGGTAGGTGTAATGAGAATAAATATACCCCCATTAAGAGAAAGAAAAGAGGATATTACTATATTCGTAGACAAAATAATCGAAAAATATAATAAAATTCTATGTAAGAATATAAGGGGTATCGATGAAGATATGATGAGAAAACTCCAAGAATATAATTGGCCGGGAAATATTCGTGAATTAACAAATGTTATTGAAGCTGCAATGAATATGGCGGACAATAATTCCATTCTAACAGAAAACTATTTTGATTCTATAATAACACATGAAAATTGTGAAAATGTTCATGACGTTATATCAAATACATATGAGAGCTTTGATTTAGAAAGTTATATGAGTAATATTGAAAAAAACTTAATAAAAAAAATGTTGGGAAAAAATAATTATAATGTTAGTAAGACTGCTAGAGACCTTAATATTTCAAGACAAAATCTTCAATATAAAATAAAGATACATAAAATAATAGAAAAATTTTAAAATAGCAAAATTTTTTGCTATGCATGCAAAATAATTTGCGCATATAGCTAATCCCAAGAAACACTGAGGTTACCTAAAATTACTAGGCTTAATTCTCAATTATAAAAAAAAGATGCAGAATATTTTGCGAATTCAAAACACATGTATTTGAGCGATGGCTTAAAAGCATGTGTTTTTTACTTGGCATGGTAATTGCTGTATATTAAAGTGAGTATATCAATAAAGTGCTTTAATAAATATTAAATTTGGGAGGTATAAATTATGATAAAAAAAGGCATCTGGGTTGAAGTAGAAGAAATCGTTTTAATGCCAGAAGACAGAGCTTTAAATATACCAGATGAGACAAAGAAAACTCCTCTTAAATGTTGGATAAGAGGGAAGTGCCTTAGTGATTGTGAATTAGGAGATGAAGTGCAAGTTGAAACTAATGTAGGCAGAATTGCTAAAGGTAAAGTTGTTGAAATAGAGCCAGGATATTACCACACCTATGGTAAGTATGTTGAAGAAATAAGTAATATAGGAAGACAAGCTAGGGAAATAATAGCACAGTAGGTGATAATTTAAGAGGAGGTTATAAAGTATGAATAAATATGATGAGCTTATGGCCCGAAAGAATGAAATAATTCTTAAATCTATAGGAATAGATTATAGTAAATACGAAACTGGTAAGCTTTCATTTGATTATGAAGCTTTGATGAGAGATGTTGAATACTCATTTGCAGAAGTTAAAGAAATTCAAAATGATGTAGGGGTAGGAAATACTCCACTTCTTGAACTAAGAAATATAACAAAATTAGCAAGAAAGGTTTCTAAGACTGGACGTGCGGCTAGAATATTTGTAAAGGATGAAAGCTGCAACCCATCCGGAAGTTTTAAAGATAGAAGAGCATGCATATCTGTATTTGATGCAATGAAGAGAGGGTACAAAGGCGTAGGGGCAGCTACGTCAGGTAATTATGGAGCAGCGGTTGCATCTCAAGCAAATATTAGAGGCCTTAAATGTATAATAGCAAATGAATGTTATGATTCAAGAAAAATAGGACAACCAGAAATATTAGAAAAAGGAAGAAAGTGTGAGGGGTTTGGATCAGAAGTTGTTAGACTTTCCGTAGGTCCTGAATTATTTTATACTTATCTAAAGATACTTGAAGATACAGGTTATTACAATGCTTCATTATATTCCTCGTACGGTGTAGCAGGAATTGAAACTTTAGGATATGAAATAGCTGAGCAGTGTAGAGAAAAATTAGGAAAAGATCCTGATGCAGTTATTATAACTCATGCAGGTGGTGGAAATGTTACTGGTACTGCAAGAGGACTTATTAGGGCAGGTGCAGTGGAAACAAAGATAATAGGGGCATCGGTTGACCTTTCTGGATTGCATATGGCATCTGATATAGACTTTAACAAGAAATCGTTTACCACAGGCCATACAGGATTTGGAATTCCATTTATGACTTATCCAGATAGATCAGATGTACCTAGGAGCGCGGCTAGACCATTAAGGTATTTAGATAGATATGTAACAACTACTCAAGGTGAAGTATTTTGGATGACTGAAATATTAGCTCAGCTTGAAGGCTTAGAAAGAGGTCCAGCAGGAAATGTATCCCTAGTAGCAGCTTTTGCAATTGCTCAGGAATACGATGATGATGCCGTAATCGTTGTCCAAGAAACTGAATATACGGGAGCTGGAAAACATTTATTGCCTCAGCTTAATTTTGCTAAAGAAAATGGGATTAAAGTTTATGTGGGTAATCCTAGCCAGCAAGTACCTGGCGAGAATATAGTAATTCCGTCTCATCCATCAATAGTAACAGTCACAGATATAGACATGGAAGGGTTGAAGAATTCCTACATGAAAAATGTTATTAAGAAATTGATTGAGAATAGAGTGCAGCAGGTTGATATTGAGTTTTTGTCTTTAGAAACAAAAATGTCTAAAGAAGAAATAGTAGAAATATTAAAACAGCATAATGTAGAAATGTAATAATCTTGCAAAACATAATCTTGAAATATGTTAGGGGGAGTTTAATTTATGAAAAGAGAAGATGATTTTGAAAAAAGAAGAGAACATTTGAAAGGTTTGACTAATGATCAGTTATATGAAAGATTTTGGAGCCTTACTAATCAAGTTGTAAAACCAATGGTGGATTTAGCGTATACGCATACATCACCAGCTATTGAACGTTCTGTAGTACTTAGAATGGGATTTTCTAGTATGCAAGCTCAGCCTATAATTTCTTATGCAGCAAAATGGAATTTGATTGGAAAAGGTATAGGAAATGTAATTTTAACTTATGCAAAGCTTAAAAATATGGACTATCTTAAAGCAGGAGCAGAACTCTCTAAAGGAATAGGGTGGGATATTGTATCTGAAAAAATGAAGGGAAGTGAGAACTAATGCAAGAAAAATTACAAGAAAATGAAAAGCTTAATGTAGAAGAAATATTAAAAGACTTAGATAAGTATGAACCAAAATGGAGAGGATGGCACTGGAGAGAAGAAAATGAAACTGGAAAGGTTGGAGAATTCACATATCATGAAATATCAGCACCTTTAAAGAAGAGTCAACCTCTTCCAGCAGCAAGAAGCTTTGAAAATATAGATCCGCAACCAAGAGCAGTTATTACGACAGAAATTGCTTCAGGAAGATTTGAAGATGATATAAGAAGAATGAGAATGGCAGCATGGCATGGTGCGGATCATTTAATGGTTATAAGGACAATGGGTCAAAGTCACTTTGATGGATTATTAGAAGGAAGCCCAGAAGGGTTTGGGGGGGTACCAATAACTAGAAAAGAAATTAGAGCAACAAGAAAAGCTATAGATTTAATAGAAGAAGAAGTAGGAAGAAAAATTAATTTCCATTCCTATGTATCGGGCGTTGCCGGTCCTGATGTAGCGGTTATGTTCGCAGAAGAAGGCGTTAATGGAGCTCATCAAGATCCACAATACAATGTACTTTATAGAAATATTAATATGGTTAGATCTTTCGTTGATGCTGCAGTTGCAAAGGGTATAATGGCTCATGCAGGAATGCTTCAAATAGATGGTGCACATAATGCAAACGCAACAGCTATGAAGGGATATAAGGTAATGCCAGAACTTATGGTACAACATGCTATAAATTCTTGTTTTTCAGAACTCGTTGGAATGAAACCAGAAAACATTTCTTTATCAACTGTACCCCCAACATCTGCACCAGCTCCTTGTATGAGATATGATCTGCCTTATGCAGTAGCACTTCGTGAGTTTTTCAAAAGATACAAAATGAGAGCTCAAATGAATACTAAGTATATAGAGTCTTGTGAAAGAGAAGCTACAGTTGGACATACTTTGAATCTTTTAATATCAGAACTAACATCAGCAGACATTCAAAGTACAATAACTCCAGATGAAGGACGTAATGTTCCTTGGCATTATAATAATATTCATGCTATAAACACAGCTAAACAGGCATTT from the Clostridium sp. CM027 genome contains:
- a CDS encoding sigma-54-dependent Fis family transcriptional regulator — encoded protein: MDSKFLNADKVLECLLENLEEGIQVIDCEGKTIYYNSAMGKVEGVDSKEVIGKKVNEYLEDVKDDESTLMSVLKTGKKIVDLIQHYGNGYKKKVTTINTTVPVTLNNKVVAVIEIAKDMTQLKELTENVCKLQNLNKKIHRHFTFSDIYGDNPAMKSVIEKAKKASMSSSSVLLYGETGSGKEVFSQSIHYDGLRKEKPFIPINCAAIPALLLEGMLFGTEKGGFTGAENKKGLFEEANHGTLLLDEVNSLEPYLQSKLLRVLQDGYIRPVGSTKSIYIDVRIIATLNEEPEKLIESGKLRKDFYYRVGVMRINIPPLRERKEDITIFVDKIIEKYNKILCKNIRGIDEDMMRKLQEYNWPGNIRELTNVIEAAMNMADNNSILTENYFDSIITHENCENVHDVISNTYESFDLESYMSNIEKNLIKKMLGKNNYNVSKTARDLNISRQNLQYKIKIHKIIEKF
- the ortA gene encoding 2-amino-4-oxopentanoate thiolase subunit OrtA, with product MIKKGIWVEVEEIVLMPEDRALNIPDETKKTPLKCWIRGKCLSDCELGDEVQVETNVGRIAKGKVVEIEPGYYHTYGKYVEEISNIGRQAREIIAQ
- the ortB gene encoding 2-amino-4-oxopentanoate thiolase subunit OrtB, with the translated sequence MNKYDELMARKNEIILKSIGIDYSKYETGKLSFDYEALMRDVEYSFAEVKEIQNDVGVGNTPLLELRNITKLARKVSKTGRAARIFVKDESCNPSGSFKDRRACISVFDAMKRGYKGVGAATSGNYGAAVASQANIRGLKCIIANECYDSRKIGQPEILEKGRKCEGFGSEVVRLSVGPELFYTYLKILEDTGYYNASLYSSYGVAGIETLGYEIAEQCREKLGKDPDAVIITHAGGGNVTGTARGLIRAGAVETKIIGASVDLSGLHMASDIDFNKKSFTTGHTGFGIPFMTYPDRSDVPRSAARPLRYLDRYVTTTQGEVFWMTEILAQLEGLERGPAGNVSLVAAFAIAQEYDDDAVIVVQETEYTGAGKHLLPQLNFAKENGIKVYVGNPSQQVPGENIVIPSHPSIVTVTDIDMEGLKNSYMKNVIKKLIENRVQQVDIEFLSLETKMSKEEIVEILKQHNVEM
- a CDS encoding ornithine aminomutase subunit alpha yields the protein MKREDDFEKRREHLKGLTNDQLYERFWSLTNQVVKPMVDLAYTHTSPAIERSVVLRMGFSSMQAQPIISYAAKWNLIGKGIGNVILTYAKLKNMDYLKAGAELSKGIGWDIVSEKMKGSEN